The sequence TATGAACACAAACATAAACTACATTATTCACCTAGCCAAATAGGATTTTACTAGTTTATAGCCAATTATAAATTAACAATACCGAGTTTCATCTCAACCATATTGATTAGAAAATATTCctcaattttatttctttttgatAATATTAAACTTTTTATCTACTAATTAGATCTTATAACccataaatattcatatatttagtatccttcatcaacaatttctttaaTTATATATACCCTCTTTTGAGAATGTTTCTCTTCTATTGCATAACCCATTCattaaatttcaataaattttttgaATAATCATTTGGAAATATTTGTACCTTTATTTGAATATTGATCATTTCATTCAATTTATTAGCCTTGTTTAGTTAGATATTGTCTTAATGGTATGATCTAATACTTAATTCTCTATCAACAAGGGAAGTGTAAAATATTTTGACATATAACCATATTAATCATGGTGCTTTCTCCTAGAAATTttctttttcctattatttgagaAACCAAATAGCCCATAGAATTCTAATTGATATTTGATTCCCATGTTTCTCTACTATTAGTACTCTTGTACCATCATCATATTCTTGTACAAATTTCTATAAAGGCATAAACTCCATTATAATTTTACTAGTCTATCCACGtgagtatacacacacacatatatttgaaaaaaatgttaaaaacttcatatttataaaataattgcaTAATTAGGtaaaatattgatatatatatatatatatatatatatatatatatatatatatatatatagagagagagagagagagagagagagagagattcctagtaaaaataatttttttaataaataagtgTACATATTACTACATATAAAAAGGGTATTCATTAATTTTTAATATGTGTAAACTAATAAGATCCAATCACTAACTTATATCTACAAAGTAACTCAACAAAAAATCAATAGATATCTAACATATATGTAagttaaacataaaataaaaatataccttcatatttatggtaggcttgtctccattgttctcctatcctccatgatcttgtataGCTGATGTTTGATCTCAAATTCCTATGCACTTACACAAGAGATTAAAGAGGAATGGATGACTCTTGTGAAGATGTAGGGCTCTAGGATAATTTTGGCAAAATATAGGTATGTTCAAGCTATGTGTGTTGTAGAATGAGAGGAAGGATCCTCTTTAATAGAGATCACCATAAAAATGGAGAGTTAAGATTAAGAGGATAAATAATAAATGGACAAGGTTtcatagatgaaagagaatcaatAGGATTTAAGGGTAGGTAAAAGATGAAGGGAGGATATGAAGAGATGGAAAGGTAAAATATAAGAGTGAATAAGCTTAAGAGGTTAAATTAAAATGGAGAGATATGATTAAGAGGTGGGTTGCCTTTTAGTTCAATGAATGTGAACATTTGAGAAAGGACAGATTGAATGAAGAGAAATATGACACTTGTCACATGTCTACGAATTTAAATTATGCTCTATGTGAACAAGTTGAAAGGTTAGgattccaaagagaaagataatgAATTCATTAAATAAATCGAAGTATCTATTTAAGTAATAGGGAAACAAGGggtagattaaataaataaaaatatttatttaatttaagaaggtgagaataaataaataatagatatttatttaattaaagataattttaggtatctacaaatAGAATGCTTCACATTTAGTTATAAGATtgaaaaaattgtatttcattaatAGATCCTACAAAAATCTAAGAATCATTgaatattataatatgttattttACATTCTATTTATACTAATAGTTATGTAATATTAATACAAATATCAAACTTCAGTTTAAACATTTTGTCCTTTCAGTTTTTTCTTCTATTTACTATAATTAGTACATATGCTTAAGATATTATAAAGACAATTATCTATTAAAGCGTTCTATATTAATTGACTGAATTTTACTATAAGAATGATTATTTGTTATTTAATCAGAACTATCATGAAAAAGTCAAATTCTGAATATAATATCCACAAACTGTTTTGAGATATATATTTAATAAGAAATAAACTGTCTACATTTTAACTGTACTTAACCTAAGACCAGGAAACAAAATAGTTTGTAATTGAAATGAAATCAAGCTCTTTATAAACAGCTTCAATTTAATGAAATCAAAGAGTTTAAAAATAGTAAAACCAATAATAGACAACATGAATACAATGGAAGTAATCTCACAAAGCCAATCACAATGAAAGAGTATAGAGACAATGAATAAGGATTACGAGGGATTGAATTATCTTAATTTTTATTGATGACCATGCTCAATCCTTGAGAGCTACTTTATAGCATAGCATATATATCATAAGTAAATATAAAGCTCTACCCATACAAAAGATTATGGGGTTACAGTGTTTATTCGAAACCTCTCTTAACACCTCAACCACTTTGAGTTTATTCTCTTCCTTAATAGATATCTATCATTCATTTAGTCTATATCTCATTTTGGGAGCGAGTTCCCAGGACCTGCAAGAACAATAATCAACAACGGTTAGCAACTAAACAACTTTTACAAGATAATAAAGAGCGTCTCACAAAATAACAGTTAAGGATATGGTGAAAAACTTACATGTAATAGATGGAAGGCCACATTTAGAAGGAAGAGCAGTAACTGTTCTGACTGCATTACAGATGCAGTCTGAACTAGTCGATTTGAGGGCAGTGCAGCACTGGTTTGATGGTGTGGAAACAGTACCGTTCCCTCCTATTGCAGTGGTGCAAGCAGCCAGATTTTCCAAATCATTCACACAGTCTTGGGCTTCTGAAAAATTGTAAGAAAGCAGCATTATAATTGCCAACAACGCCACTGTAATTTTCCTTGATGATGCCATGTTTCACTGGACAAATGAGGAGAATATAAGAAGGAAAGAGACTGTTTGATGATGGAGATGATTGCTTGGCTATGGATTGATATAGCTCTTTTGTAGGTGAGGAAGATGAATAGAATATTTATTTTTCAAGTAGCAGTATTAGCTGCATGGTTGAACTTTCTAACACACGAAAATGGTGCTTCGGTTTTAATATTGGTTCACATTTGAAGCATGAGAAAATAACTTCAGAAATGGCGTGAATTTGTTGTTTCTGTTCGTTTTTCTATATGTGTTCCCACTAAAATTAGAAAACCTAGCATAGCCTAGTCATTAAGGTTTGCGTTTGGGTAATTTCGAAATCAACAAAAAACCTCATACAAAATTAcagtaaaaaattattttatttacaatagaAAAAAATTAGAATCATCTCTATTCCTAGAAAATCATAGTAAATAAATCATTTTCCGTTAATAAGAATCTTGTATACCATATGCCTTTACCATCTAGTTTAGATCTCTATATGCAATTGATTTGGGTTTCCCTACATAGTTCATCTGCTTTCCAAATAAATGGACTAGTTTACATTACCTTTTGTCTAGCATGGTCAAATCCTTTCCACAATCGAGTGCATTTTCTTACCATCCATACCTCATTTTATTTTCCTAATTGAGAGACAATTTTTGGAAGACCAATATCTTCAATTTTACCCATAATCGTATTGCATTGCACCTATAGTATATAAATTTATTGATTGCATGTGTTATGACTAATATATTAATTAGTCATATAAAAATTTTAAGTTgtatataaataatttataaaaaagaTTTGTTGTCTATATATTGATTATATTAAATCATGTTTATAGAGTTTCTATTATTCTATTTTATTATAAGGATAGTTTcgttttgattagataagcattgGAAGGATTTGAGCCCATTACAAATCAATCATCAAGGAAAAAGAGATGAATCTTACAAGATGTGAGATTGAACAAAAAAGATAGCAACTAGGAAAACATATTAAGAAAATAGCAATTAAACAAAAAATCAGCAAAAGACCAACTTATATTTAATTGTTGTTGAGACACTTTATATCCTTAATGGCTTGCCATTCTTTCTTTAATAACTCAAGGTGATCTTAAAAAATTGTCTCCCTAGTCAAGATAGAGGAACTGATGGCAACATTAACCTATATGGGAGAGTTGGGAATCTCAATCATGTATTTTTATCTTTTGTTCATTTTCTATACAAGGCAACCATGGGCTAAGAGTACCACATCCCTTCCCATCTAATTCTTATTTCTTCAAACAAGTTCCTACTATAtatccaaaatcatcatcaccatcatcatgtTTTTAACCAAGATCCTATAAAACTCAATAATTTCATGAACATTGTTCATTAGAACACTTTAATCATCATCAATTTGGAGATCCACTCATCAAGCTAGTTGTTCTATATCAAACAAAGATATTTCTTTATGTCATTCATTTCCTTTGCAATCATCCTCTAATTGTCAAAATGTATCTACATCTTTCTTCTTCAATTCTCAAACACCCTCATGGAGGGATTCCTTTGGAAAACCTTGAGTAGCCTTTAAAACCAAGATCTCAAGGGTTGTCATCTTATTCTTTTCCAAATGATCACTTTGGCCAATGATCATTAAATTCTTTGCAAATATCCTCCATCTTTTCTTGAAGGTTAATGCATTGAATGTACTAGGTATGGGCTGGTCAAAAATTAACACTACTTCTTAATCCATAGGGTGATATTTAGGGTTAGAAATGGGAGGGACATCTGAGTGGGTTTTTGGGCTAGGGGAATCAGAATGGGAAGTTGTGTCATTTTCAAATCCTAACTGAGAATCAAATCCTCTCCAGTGTTAGGAACAAGGGAAACCTCAAGATGATCTAGGAATCTCTCAATTTTCTCCTTAGAGGTCTCAATGGAAATGTCCAATAGAATATTTTGAGTGTCAAGGGTAGAATTGGAAGCCTAGAGGGATATATTCTCTGAATAGGGTTAGAGGTGGGTAGCAAAGTAGTTGACAAGGAAGTAGTACATAGGATGGGTAAATATGGGCTAACAAGCTGTGTAAAATAGAAAGGTTAACATTTTTTGGATGGAAATTATAGGTCATGGTAAGTGCCAAAGTAAACTAGAAAAGATGAAGAATAAAAATCATGGTGAAGGGGGTTTACAATGACCAATCACTTTACTAATAGACTCTTCTAGGTATGTAAAACTATAGTAGGAAAATTTAAGGTTAATATAATTTATAAAATGGTTAAGCATGGAAAATGGGAAATTATGAAATTGTTTGCAATGGAATTCTAGTGTTACATAAGTCATGACCATTTTAGTGATCCTAACCTAAACACTAGGGAGGTATTCACAACTAAACCCATTCTAGAGTAGGTTAACTACCTCCTTACTCTCAAAAATTTCCTAATGGCCTCACTA is a genomic window of Cryptomeria japonica chromosome 7, Sugi_1.0, whole genome shotgun sequence containing:
- the LOC131028326 gene encoding male-cone protein 1, with protein sequence MASSRKITVALLAIIMLLSYNFSEAQDCVNDLENLAACTTAIGGNGTVSTPSNQCCTALKSTSSDCICNAVRTVTALPSKCGLPSITCPGNSLPK